A single region of the Psychrobacter alimentarius genome encodes:
- the atpE gene encoding F0F1 ATP synthase subunit C — translation MDPVLGGYTVIAVALLIGLGALGTGIGFAILGGKFLEGVARQPELGSQLQTRMFIVAGLLDAIPMIGVGIAMLLLFANPLAG, via the coding sequence ATGGATCCAGTATTAGGTGGTTACACAGTTATCGCAGTAGCGCTACTTATCGGTCTTGGCGCACTTGGCACAGGTATTGGTTTTGCTATTCTAGGTGGCAAATTCTTAGAAGGTGTTGCGCGTCAGCCAGAGCTTGGCTCACAATTGCAAACTCGTATGTTCATCGTAGCAGGTCTTCTTGATGCTATTCCGATGATCGGTGTTGGTATTGCTATGCTATTGTTGTTCGCTAACCCTCTAGCAGGTTAA
- the atpB gene encoding F0F1 ATP synthase subunit A → MASEQTSSEYISHHLTNWTYGYLPGEGWKVAYTAEEAGLMGFKAIHLDSMLWSIGLGVLFCTIFWMVAKKVTSGVPGKTQAAVEMIVEFVDSNVRDSYSGTSKLIAPLALTIFVWIFLMNLMDLIPVDFIPGIAGQIGAAMGHDPHHVFFKIVPTTDPNITLGMSFSVFALIIFYSIKEKGLGGFIGELTLHPFSAKNPIVQAILIPINFILEAVTLIAKPVSLGLRLFGNMYAGELIFILIALMPFWIQWALSVPWAIFHILVITLQAFVFMMLTIVYMSLASSTEH, encoded by the coding sequence ATGGCATCCGAACAAACATCATCAGAATATATCTCTCACCACTTAACGAATTGGACGTACGGCTATCTGCCGGGCGAGGGCTGGAAAGTTGCCTATACTGCTGAAGAAGCAGGGCTAATGGGCTTTAAAGCTATCCACCTTGATTCTATGCTATGGTCAATTGGTCTGGGCGTTTTATTTTGTACCATTTTTTGGATGGTTGCAAAAAAAGTCACTTCAGGCGTGCCAGGCAAAACTCAAGCAGCGGTTGAGATGATCGTCGAGTTTGTTGATAGCAATGTTCGTGATTCGTATAGTGGTACTTCAAAATTGATTGCGCCATTGGCGTTAACCATTTTTGTTTGGATCTTCTTGATGAACTTGATGGACTTAATACCTGTTGACTTTATTCCAGGTATTGCGGGTCAAATTGGCGCTGCTATGGGCCACGATCCACATCATGTTTTCTTTAAGATCGTTCCAACGACTGATCCCAACATCACGCTTGGCATGTCATTCTCTGTCTTTGCACTGATTATCTTTTATAGCATTAAAGAAAAAGGTTTGGGCGGCTTTATTGGTGAATTAACACTACATCCATTTAGTGCCAAAAACCCAATCGTACAAGCAATTTTGATCCCTATCAACTTCATCTTAGAAGCAGTTACTTTGATCGCTAAGCCAGTGTCACTTGGCCTACGTCTATTCGGTAACATGTATGCTGGTGAGTTGATTTTCATACTGATTGCTCTAATGCCGTTTTGGATTCAATGGGCGTTATCGGTACCGTGGGCTATCTTCCACATCTTAGTTATTACACTTCAAGCGTTCGTATTTATGATGCTGACGATAGTTTACATGTCGCTTGCATCATCAACTGAACATTAA
- a CDS encoding F0F1 ATP synthase subunit delta encodes MADLSTLARPYAKAAFDYANENGVVNEWEDFLFIASTVVNDKSFSTWLDNPAVSAEHKSAALIDLYDTQIASPNDSAFKQLLGETRGVRPDSNASYPNVSVALSNFVKQLSEQERLALLPEVYEHYRRHKAISLKQLDAYVTSAYPLTDAQRETLQTRLAASLNASVVIHESVDPSLLAGATIKVGDKVIDDSMRGKLQQLKTQLTA; translated from the coding sequence ATGGCTGACTTATCAACATTAGCACGACCGTACGCTAAAGCCGCGTTTGACTATGCCAACGAAAACGGGGTAGTAAATGAGTGGGAAGATTTCTTATTTATTGCCAGTACCGTTGTCAATGACAAGTCTTTTAGCACTTGGCTAGACAATCCAGCTGTTTCTGCTGAGCATAAGTCAGCTGCTTTGATCGATCTTTATGATACACAAATAGCTAGTCCTAATGACTCTGCTTTTAAGCAATTGTTAGGTGAGACTCGAGGGGTTCGCCCTGACAGTAATGCCAGCTATCCAAATGTATCAGTAGCACTTAGTAACTTCGTTAAACAGTTATCAGAACAAGAGCGTCTGGCGCTGCTTCCTGAAGTTTATGAGCATTATCGCCGCCACAAGGCAATAAGCTTAAAGCAGCTTGACGCATATGTGACCTCTGCCTATCCATTGACCGACGCCCAGCGTGAAACGCTTCAAACGCGTCTTGCCGCATCGCTAAATGCTAGTGTGGTGATTCACGAGTCGGTCGATCCGAGTCTATTGGCAGGCGCCACCATCAAGGTCGGTGACAAAGTCATTGATGATTCGATGCGCGGCAAGTTACAACAGTTAAAAACACAGCTAACTGCCTAA
- a CDS encoding F0F1 ATP synthase subunit B, producing MNINFTLVGQAIAFAIFVIFCMKFVWPPLIGAINERQRKITEGLNAAEKAKADLATAEQEVQNELDLAKTKAAALIEQANKSANQLVEDAKAQAQAESERIRQQAQASIDQEINQARESLRAQVAELAVLGAEKILQDKVDVQKHASMLDQLAAKL from the coding sequence GTGAATATCAATTTTACCCTCGTCGGTCAAGCCATTGCTTTTGCAATATTTGTGATTTTTTGCATGAAATTCGTGTGGCCACCACTGATCGGTGCCATTAATGAACGTCAGCGTAAAATCACTGAAGGCCTGAATGCCGCAGAAAAAGCAAAAGCAGATTTGGCAACCGCGGAGCAAGAGGTCCAGAACGAACTTGATCTTGCAAAGACCAAAGCTGCTGCTTTAATCGAGCAAGCGAACAAGAGTGCAAATCAGCTTGTTGAAGATGCCAAAGCGCAAGCCCAAGCAGAAAGCGAGCGTATTCGTCAACAAGCTCAAGCGTCTATCGACCAAGAAATCAATCAAGCGCGTGAGTCATTGCGTGCCCAAGTCGCTGAACTAGCAGTACTTGGTGCAGAAAAGATTTTGCAAGACAAAGTCGATGTGCAAAAACATGCCAGCATGTTAGACCAACTGGCGGCGAAGCTGTAA
- a CDS encoding ATP synthase subunit I yields the protein MTKPAKRTQKDKIGIYIKRQAWILFILILIVWALDTVWLNSSQLTIAKSTAIGALLSFVTQAVFAFFIFWYTGYRARQHIVSQLYRGQMAKWLLTVFGFALIFITVQPLSAPALFIGFMVMQISHSWMLWHIR from the coding sequence ATGACCAAGCCTGCTAAACGCACACAAAAAGATAAAATCGGCATCTATATCAAACGCCAAGCATGGATATTATTTATTCTTATCCTGATTGTTTGGGCACTAGATACGGTTTGGCTTAACAGTAGTCAGTTGACCATAGCGAAAAGTACCGCGATTGGTGCGCTACTTAGTTTTGTCACTCAAGCAGTATTCGCTTTTTTTATTTTTTGGTATACCGGTTATCGCGCGCGCCAACATATTGTTAGCCAGCTTTACCGAGGTCAGATGGCCAAATGGTTATTGACCGTGTTTGGTTTCGCACTAATTTTTATTACCGTACAACCCCTATCAGCGCCTGCGCTGTTTATCGGTTTTATGGTAATGCAAATTAGTCACAGTTGGATGTTGTGGCATATACGCTAG